The genomic stretch AACTCCCCCTTACACAGGAGGGAAGACTGGCTACATTGGAATATGTAGTGCAAATTTTCATGTTTTATTCCCTATCCCCTAATAAGGGGACTATATAAAAGAAGAGAGGTGATTTATCGTTGCATCACCTCTCTTGAACAACACTATTAGTGTACTTATTTCACGATAATCGTGAAACAATTATTCACGTCTTGAGTATATCCTTCATTTGTAAAAGTCAGAGATATCTGGTAACGTCCAACAGGAACATCACTATATACCGGCATAGAAAAAGTCCCGTCACCACTGACATTCAACACTTCCCACATTTTTTCAGCATCACCGGATTCCGTGGTAATACTTTTTATACTGACAAAAATAGGACGGGTTCCTTCCACCCCTTCTATCGGCGTACTCGTCCAAGGCCACCCGTACTTATCACGCTTATATTCATCCCCTCCTATTGTTGGATAAATTCCATTTTGCACACAATACTCCGGAGTATACCCATAATTCACATACATCTCGAAAGTCGGGTTAGGCTTGGGAGGTGTCAGATCCAGTACTTTTTTCACAACCATAGAATCCATGGTATAACCCGCATATTCCGTCTGTAAATAACCGGGGGTAATATCTTGACAAGCTCCCAGCAATATACATCCCCCTATTATTAATATCAATATTATTCTCATAATCATTCATTTAAATTTTTCCAAAATCATAACCATAATTCAAGGCATGAACCACTCCGTTTTTAGGTTGTATATTCGGGGTCGCCAAAGGAATCATTTTCCCAACCGTTACAGAATACAGGAACATCTCTATAGCCCCGGCTTCCGGAATTCCTTTATAAGTATTCCGCTCCAGATAAGCAATAACTTGATTCTTTCCTATACAGGTAAAAGTTGTTCCTCCATCTTGTTCCTTCGCATGTATTGCATAGTCCATATTCCGAAAACCGATATTCTCTTTCAAATATTTTCCTACAACAACATGTTTCAATATCAGTTCTCGACATAATTCAACCGGCATGTCTTCTATACTTTCATACCTATCTTCCGTAACTCCTTTGTACTTACAATCCATCAAATAACGGTAAACGGCAAAAGAAGGCGGAGCAAAAAAAGTCATTGTGGGTACAGTATCTACTCTTCCTTCGAATAAATCCGTTAACCCGGCCCGTTCTATCATTTGTACCGTATACCCCCATTGTTCCGTGTTTGAACGCAAGTACTCCATAATCGTGCCATCGTAATAAGGAGAAGAGACTCCTCCATCAATGACGTCTTGCTTGGTTGTGCATGCGAAACAAACGATACACATACTTAATCCTATCAATATCTTTTTCATATCCTTCATAACTATTGTCTTTTTAACCAATAAAGATTCTGCCGCATCAAGGGATTTTCTTTGAAATCAATACTTTTATTCATCAAGAAGAATGCCCCGTCAATACAATCCTGTTGCGTTACGGTCTGATAACCACCCTCCAAGAAAGAATGCACGTAATCCAACCCGTTCCGGATAATATCATAATACCGATACCCCTCTACCAACAACTCTTTTTCACGTTCCCGGAATACAGTCATCTGTAAATCACCGTTATCTTCCGAGGAGTGATAGAGTGCCGCACCTGCCCTCTTCCGGATCGTATTCAAATCTTCGATGGCCCCTTCGATTTTATCACCTCCTAAATGTACCCGACATTCCGCTCTCAACAAGTAGATATCAGCCAAACGCCACCAAATACGATTGGAATTAAAAGAAGCGAATTTCTTTTTAGTACCCGTGACCGTAATATTCACACTTCTCTCTTTATAGGGATAAGCAAAACCTCCCGTTATACTCTTATCCATGGCATCCATCCCGTCAAGATCATAGAAATAGGCATATTTTCTAGTATCCGCACCCGGATACATTTTCCGAACTGAAGTCGTGAATATACGTAATGTGAAATCTTGCACGACACCCGGGCCATATTCAGGACGTACGGGATAACCAACATAATCCGTACCCAGCGAATATACCCGTTTTCCTACCTCGTTATAATAATCTTTCATTACCGTTTCATAAACTCCTTCCTTGCTATTACCAACAAGTACCGAGGCACAAACCTCTTCCGGCGTAGCAACCAAATCATATAAAGGAGATTCAATCACCTTGGTACAAGCTTTTTCAGCCATATCCCACAATTCTTTCTCATCATAATTCCGATCAACTTCAGCTGCAAAATACTTACCCCCGGCTTTCCAAGCACACAAATGAGCCAGTAAAGCATAGGCCGCACCCTGACAAGGGGTTGATTTTGAAAACATCGTATTCCCGTTGCAATCCGTCAGTTTGTCAAAAGGAGGTAAAATTTCGGCAGCTTTTTCAGCCATCTCTATTGCGAAATCACACACTTTCGGCCAAGGGGTTTTAGCTACAGGTTCCCAGTTAATTCCCCCTTTCTGCAAAATACAGTCACCCCAACGACGTATCAAATCAAAATAAGCCAAAGCTTTAAAAAAGTAAGCCTGTCCTCGATAAAACTGTCTCCGTTCATTCGGCATCTCAACAACATCGACATGCGACAGCACGGTCTCTGCCCCCATAATCACCTGATACCAAGCTTCCCACAAATCAGCTGTCCCAGCTTCCAATTCCAACATCCGGGCACCCCTCCGAGATTCATCCGCCTCATCGGCATAAGCTCCTTTTTCCACTTGCAGCAAAGCATTCCAACATACCATATCCCGTACCCCTGCACCAACACCGTATACTAATGCTTCTACATCCTTTTCTTTGGTAATATTTCCAAAAGTCAAGCTGTTCTCCGGCTCAACCCGTAACTGATCCGTACATCCCGCAAGGAACAACACGCATAATAAAATAACGATCAACTTCATAACTTAAAATTTCAAAGTTAAACCTATTGTAAACTTCCTAGCCAAAGGATAATTTCTTCCGCTATCAATACCAGTCCTAATATCCACGATCTCCGGATCAATACCCGAATAATTCGAGAAGGTCAGCAAATTTTCCCCACTCACAAAGAAACGTAACTGTTCTATCTTCCAATTCCGGATCAAGGACTTGGGTAGGTCATATCCCAAGGTTACAGTCTTCAATTTCAACCAATTCACCTTTTCAACATAGCGATCAATCACGCTCACCTCATTCGGGAAAAATTGCATCTGGCTATCGGCTTGTAATTTGGCATAATCCGAATTATCTCCCGGTTGTTCCCAGAAAGTGACATTTCGTATATCCATCAAGATAGGGTGTTCCAATCCGTTGTAATTAGGAATAATTGAACTTCCGGGAAGAGTATTATACATATGACGTCCCAATTGGTATGCCCATGAAAAATTCAAATCAAACCCTTTCCATTTCAACTCACTGACAATACCGCCACTAATTTCAGGTAAAGCACTACCCAAATACACCTGATCTCCGCGCCCGATAGAACCGTCTCCGTTTACATCGACAAATTTCAAATCCCCAGGTTTGTAGTACTGAATCCCCCCCATTGGAGCACTCATACCTACATTATTGTATACAATAGGTACCTCATCCTGACTGTTAATGTATCCCTCCGTCCGATAACCGTAGATTCCATTCAGTGCTTTGCCGATGATTCCCCGGGAATTATCTTTACCATTATATGATTTCTCATAACGATTCCAGACTTTGGCACCATTAACCGATACCCGCCATGAAAAATCGGGCGTTCTGAATATATCATATTTAATCAACAATTCAATTCCTTCATTTGAAATGGCAGCAGCATTTTGCCACTGGGAACCGAAACCGTTGTGTTCTCCCGGTAAGGACACCGGAAACAGAAGCTTGTCGGTATAACGATAATAATAATCCAAGGTAATTCCCAAACGATAATCCAGCAAATCCAAATCCAATCCGAAATCGTACTGATCTGTCTCCTCCCAAGTTAAATCTTGGTTATACGCACCTAAAGACCACGAAGGTTCCAACGTACTATTCCCTTCAAAAGGAGCTCCATTCTGCATGATTCCCAATGCAAGATAAGCCGACTCGAAGTGTTTTCCGGAACGTCCCCAGCTAGCCCGGATTTTACCGAAATTAAACCACTCTAAATTATTCCGGATAAAACCCTCTTCGGAAAAAGTCCATGCTGCTGCAACGGAAGGGAAAGTTCCCCATTTCTTGTGTTCCCCGAAAGTGGAGCTTCCATCCCGACGAATACTGGCAGAGAACAAATATTTCTTTTTATAATTGTACTCTAAACGCGCAAAATAAGAAATCAGGACCTGTTCTGTCATATCCGAAAGATAGTGCTGTAAAGCTATTTTACGGCTAAGCGAGGGTGTCAGTTGTTCATCCCCCAAATCTGGAAATCCCGGACGCACGTAATAGATCTGATCACTAGGAGAATTCTCCCCGCTTCCTCCATTATACTCGGTCTGATCATACTGATAGGACAGACCTGCCACCGCACTTACATTATGATTTTCATCTATTGTAGTCTTATAACTCAGTAAATTCTCATTCAATACCATCAAGCTGATCCCAGTTTCTCCCACACTCATCGAACGGTTGGTAGACATCAAGTAAGAGGGAGTAAAACCGTTACGACGATTTAACGAGTAATCGGCAGCCAAGGATGTCGATAATTGTAAACCCTTGATAATCTCATATCCTAATTTAAAATTGGTTCTCAAACGGATAGAGCGATTTTTCTCTTTTATATTTTTCATCTGGTCGACAATATAATCCCAAACGGCCGAACCTTCTCCTGGATACAGAGAACTAAGGTAATAAGGATCTCCCGGCACAACACCGATCATCGGAGAACTTTGGAAACTGGAACTAAACGATCCGTATCCTTGCTTCCGATTAGCCAAAGAAGCATTCAGTCGTAAATCTACGGTCAATTTATCTACCGGAATAATGTTCATACTGGAGTTCAAATCTATTCGATTAAAGCCGCTTCCCTTCAATATACCCGATTCATCGTAATAACCTAATCCCAAACTATAAGCTATTTTTTCTGAACCACCGTAAGACTGGATATTGGCATTCGTCACTTTCCCCTTGTGATAATACATCGGGAAAAAGTTCGTGGCATTGTTATAAAAATCGTTCAAACTGTCCTGGAAAAAAAGTCCGTTTGAAGTAGAAGGAACCGGGTGCATCAAAGCATCCATCGTTCCCCCCGGATGCAAGTAATTCTCTTCCCAAGTTTCAGGATATTTATAACGCAAATTTTCCATATCCAAATAAGCGATCAATTCGTTTCTCAGTGCCTTTAAACGAAAATCTCTTTCATAACGCCCCACCATGATCGTCGGTAATTCCGGCAACACGCTCCAGCTCTGTGAAACATTCACCGACAAAGAGCTTTTTTGGTTCTGACGTCCCTTTTTCGTCGTCACGATAATCACCCCGTTGGCTGCCCTAGAACCGTATATGGCTGCAGAAGAAGCATCTTTCAAAACTTCAATGGATTCGATCATATCGGGATTAATGTCTGACAACAAGTTCGTTCCCGTGATCGGAGAAGTAAAAGAGTTTAATGGAACCCCATCGACAACCCATAATGGATTAGAAAAACGTCTTTCCAACTCGATGTCCAAAGAATTGTATCCTCGAATGGTTATCGCCGCTCCACCACCTCCTGGTGCCCCGGAAATATTCGTAATATCCATCCCGGCAACCCTTCCTTGTAATAAAGTTGCAATATTCGGGGAGGGAATTCCTTCTAAATCTTCTCCTTTTACCGTGGATATTGCTCCCGTCATTTCACGACGGGTTGTCGTTCCATAAGCTACCACGACAGCTTCATCCAACGCTTGAACATCTTCTTCCATTACTACACGCAAAGTATCGGATTGAGCATTAAAGGTTACTATTTTCTTTTTAAAGCCCACGAAAGAAAATTCTAACGTACCACTCGTTACAGGCAGATCCATGGCAAACCATCCCCGGGCATCTGTTGCCGTACCTAAAGACACACCCGCCACTTTTACCGTCACCCCGGGAATAGGAATTCTCTGCATATCATACACGAATCCTTTTACCCGCAATGATTTTTTTTCCGGACTATCAAGAGAGGCAGGCTTGATTATCACCATCCGATCAATATATTCCCATGTAAATTTACTACCAAGTAGCCGTTTCAAGACCTCGTCAATCTTCACATTTTTAACGTTCAAGGAAATCGTTTGATTCACGTCTACCTCGTTAAAGCTGTAAAAAAAGTCCAGTTGCGTCTGACGTTTTAGTTCGGAAATAACCTTGGTAAAAGGCGCCCCTGCCACTTTCAGCGTCACCATCTGATCCTGTGCCCGCACCCTTGCCGACAGGGAAAAAACAAAGACACACATCATCAAAAAAGTCAATTTCATAATCATCAAAATTTTAGCACATCGATTTCTTAACAGAATCCTCGTGCCCGTTCGATTTTTTTTCATACTTTTGTAATAAGAGTTAAACAATTATCCTTCAGGGATCGCAAGTCCTTGCGGGATGTTTATCACACCGGGAGTTGTTGCTGCAATTCCCGGTGTGTTTCAATTATTTCTGTTTATTATTTATTTCACTCACCGTCACCACCCGACCGTTCACGCTAAAGTGAACCTGCGTGGTCTTCTCGATGATCGAGAATATTTTGTTTGCCGAATACTCCTTGTTAATTACCCCGGCAAAGGCAAAATGTTTCACGTTATCGGAAGTAAAGAAAAAATCAATGTCATACCAACGTTCCAACTGTGCTGTAATTTCCTCCAATGTAGCTCCCTCGAAATAGAACTTCCCATCAATCCACGCAGTATAGATGGATGTATCCACTTCTTTTGTTGCAAAAACCCCATCTTTCCACACAACTTGTTGCCCCGGTAAAATAACCTCCCCTTTCCCGGTCAACCGATCTCCAACCCGCACTTTACCACTCACAAGTGTTGTTCGGATTGCCCGTTCCGAAACATAAGTATTCACGTTGAAACTTGTTCCCAGTACTCGCACATCCACCTCTTTCGCCTCCACGATAAAAGGCTTCGCAGAATCTCTCGCAACCTCAAAATACCCTTCTCCTTCCAGATACACCCGCCGTTCCTTCCCCTCGAAACGAGTCGGGAAACGAAGTCTCGATTCCGAATTCAAGTACACTTTTGAACCATCAGCCAGAATCAATTGATACTCACCTTTACGAGGAACAACAATCGTATTGTACTCAACCTTAGCGGGAGTCCCTTTTACCTGTTCATACGTCACGCTCTTAGAAGAATCGAGCCGGATGCGAACATCTCCTTTATTTAGGATGGTGTCACCAGCAAGCAAGGACAAATCTATCCTTTCCCCCTGTTCCATAAACAACACGGCACGAGGTGTTCCGGCTTCTATCTCCAACATCACTTCCGCCACAAGAAGGTCCTTTTTCTCCCGTAAATTTATCCATAAAATTCCACCCAATAACAAAGGCAACATCGCAGCTGCCACCCAGCGCCATACAGGCACACGCCTCCGGTTTATCCCCTCTCCCCGGTATTGCTTGATAGCCCGCCACATCTTTTCACGATCTGCCACCAGCTCATCCTTTTTCCGCATCCCGACCTCTCTCAACACACGCCTCACCCCGGTAAAATTCTCGTCCTGCCATATTCTCTCCCACTCGGCATCTCCCGGTTTGACCCTACCTTCCAATATCGCCCGTAACCAATCTTTTTCGTCCTTTGTACTCATAATCTCGTTTTTTAGAGTAAAGCCTTTTCATCCGGCTTTCCACACGTAAAGCGAGAAACAGATCAATTAGGGTGAAAAGAAATCGTGATTTTTTTAGAAATTTGTAATATTTCTTTTTTTTGCTCGTCGATAACTATGATAGCAACCAAAACCAGCACGAATCGCCAATCCCGTCATGCTCTCTCCCGCATAAGTCGAACCAGCCAATAATGCCTCCATCTCACGAAGGCGACAATCATTAATATAAGCCTTAAAATTCATCCCGTACGTGCGGTTTATAAACGTGGAAAGATACGTGCGATTGGTCTGTAACTCCCTGGTCAGATCCGTTATTTTCAATTCCGGATTCAAATAAGGCTTGTCTTCTTGCATATATTTCTCGAACCTTTCTTTGCTCAAAAGAGACGGCTTTTTGATAACCAAACTATCGTCGGAGAGACGCCTCTCACCAGGACACAAAACATAATTCCCCACGATAATATTATAGGATATAATCGAGAATTGTACTAACAAAATACCGATTGGAAGAAAATCGATCCAGTAACTTTTGGCAAAAAGAGGCTCTAACAATGGCATACATAAAGAAACGAGAAACAAGAGCAACACGCTTCCCAACCAACGCAAGGGAGGCTCTTTCATGTCTTCCGAGCGTTCCCGCATAACACGCCAGTAGCGGAACAGGCGCTTCAGCCCCAGCAAGGTATAACAAAAACAAAACAGAAACGCAACCATCAACTGGGAGGTGAAAAAACGAGTAAAATAAAAATAAACCTCCTCTATCGGGCTATCCACGGCTACGATCATCACCTGCACGTCCAAAGGCACGAAAAGGCTCCATACCAGAAGAGCGAACGGGATCATTACGGGTAACCCGTAATGTCGCATGGAAAAACGCTCGGAAGAGTCCACCCGTGTCAACCAAAAAGCAACATGATAAAAAGTCACGGACATCATGATAAACGAACAATAACACAAACT from Butyricimonas virosa encodes the following:
- a CDS encoding AraC family transcriptional regulator, with amino-acid sequence MSMQTWISILTNLFPVISALTCCLLMILTYKDSVREEERYLKRGLFFFYFSVAFGWACVIVYMWSPRLFVYLNSLCYCSFIMMSVTFYHVAFWLTRVDSSERFSMRHYGLPVMIPFALLVWSLFVPLDVQVMIVAVDSPIEEVYFYFTRFFTSQLMVAFLFCFCYTLLGLKRLFRYWRVMRERSEDMKEPPLRWLGSVLLLFLVSLCMPLLEPLFAKSYWIDFLPIGILLVQFSIISYNIIVGNYVLCPGERRLSDDSLVIKKPSLLSKERFEKYMQEDKPYLNPELKITDLTRELQTNRTYLSTFINRTYGMNFKAYINDCRLREMEALLAGSTYAGESMTGLAIRAGFGCYHSYRRAKKRNITNF
- a CDS encoding RagB/SusD family nutrient uptake outer membrane protein, translating into MKLIVILLCVLFLAGCTDQLRVEPENSLTFGNITKEKDVEALVYGVGAGVRDMVCWNALLQVEKGAYADEADESRRGARMLELEAGTADLWEAWYQVIMGAETVLSHVDVVEMPNERRQFYRGQAYFFKALAYFDLIRRWGDCILQKGGINWEPVAKTPWPKVCDFAIEMAEKAAEILPPFDKLTDCNGNTMFSKSTPCQGAAYALLAHLCAWKAGGKYFAAEVDRNYDEKELWDMAEKACTKVIESPLYDLVATPEEVCASVLVGNSKEGVYETVMKDYYNEVGKRVYSLGTDYVGYPVRPEYGPGVVQDFTLRIFTTSVRKMYPGADTRKYAYFYDLDGMDAMDKSITGGFAYPYKERSVNITVTGTKKKFASFNSNRIWWRLADIYLLRAECRVHLGGDKIEGAIEDLNTIRKRAGAALYHSSEDNGDLQMTVFREREKELLVEGYRYYDIIRNGLDYVHSFLEGGYQTVTQQDCIDGAFFLMNKSIDFKENPLMRQNLYWLKRQ
- a CDS encoding FecR family protein gives rise to the protein MSTKDEKDWLRAILEGRVKPGDAEWERIWQDENFTGVRRVLREVGMRKKDELVADREKMWRAIKQYRGEGINRRRVPVWRWVAAAMLPLLLGGILWINLREKKDLLVAEVMLEIEAGTPRAVLFMEQGERIDLSLLAGDTILNKGDVRIRLDSSKSVTYEQVKGTPAKVEYNTIVVPRKGEYQLILADGSKVYLNSESRLRFPTRFEGKERRVYLEGEGYFEVARDSAKPFIVEAKEVDVRVLGTSFNVNTYVSERAIRTTLVSGKVRVGDRLTGKGEVILPGQQVVWKDGVFATKEVDTSIYTAWIDGKFYFEGATLEEITAQLERWYDIDFFFTSDNVKHFAFAGVINKEYSANKIFSIIEKTTQVHFSVNGRVVTVSEINNKQK
- a CDS encoding SusC/RagA family TonB-linked outer membrane protein — encoded protein: MKLTFLMMCVFVFSLSARVRAQDQMVTLKVAGAPFTKVISELKRQTQLDFFYSFNEVDVNQTISLNVKNVKIDEVLKRLLGSKFTWEYIDRMVIIKPASLDSPEKKSLRVKGFVYDMQRIPIPGVTVKVAGVSLGTATDARGWFAMDLPVTSGTLEFSFVGFKKKIVTFNAQSDTLRVVMEEDVQALDEAVVVAYGTTTRREMTGAISTVKGEDLEGIPSPNIATLLQGRVAGMDITNISGAPGGGGAAITIRGYNSLDIELERRFSNPLWVVDGVPLNSFTSPITGTNLLSDINPDMIESIEVLKDASSAAIYGSRAANGVIIVTTKKGRQNQKSSLSVNVSQSWSVLPELPTIMVGRYERDFRLKALRNELIAYLDMENLRYKYPETWEENYLHPGGTMDALMHPVPSTSNGLFFQDSLNDFYNNATNFFPMYYHKGKVTNANIQSYGGSEKIAYSLGLGYYDESGILKGSGFNRIDLNSSMNIIPVDKLTVDLRLNASLANRKQGYGSFSSSFQSSPMIGVVPGDPYYLSSLYPGEGSAVWDYIVDQMKNIKEKNRSIRLRTNFKLGYEIIKGLQLSTSLAADYSLNRRNGFTPSYLMSTNRSMSVGETGISLMVLNENLLSYKTTIDENHNVSAVAGLSYQYDQTEYNGGSGENSPSDQIYYVRPGFPDLGDEQLTPSLSRKIALQHYLSDMTEQVLISYFARLEYNYKKKYLFSASIRRDGSSTFGEHKKWGTFPSVAAAWTFSEEGFIRNNLEWFNFGKIRASWGRSGKHFESAYLALGIMQNGAPFEGNSTLEPSWSLGAYNQDLTWEETDQYDFGLDLDLLDYRLGITLDYYYRYTDKLLFPVSLPGEHNGFGSQWQNAAAISNEGIELLIKYDIFRTPDFSWRVSVNGAKVWNRYEKSYNGKDNSRGIIGKALNGIYGYRTEGYINSQDEVPIVYNNVGMSAPMGGIQYYKPGDLKFVDVNGDGSIGRGDQVYLGSALPEISGGIVSELKWKGFDLNFSWAYQLGRHMYNTLPGSSIIPNYNGLEHPILMDIRNVTFWEQPGDNSDYAKLQADSQMQFFPNEVSVIDRYVEKVNWLKLKTVTLGYDLPKSLIRNWKIEQLRFFVSGENLLTFSNYSGIDPEIVDIRTGIDSGRNYPLARKFTIGLTLKF